A genome region from Chitinophagales bacterium includes the following:
- a CDS encoding ATP-dependent helicase, with protein sequence MFTWSNTELNEEQSAAILENDSILLNSCPGSGKTRTLTYKIALELSKLKNQRKFVIAITYTNLAADEIKERVELLGVDTSQLWIGTIHSFCLEWILKPYSLYHDDLKDGYTVTSIHKSEKILKELCESYSNITIWDINYRATTQGFEISCSDTRKNEGVRDIVNEYLYILKENGEIDFELILYYAYQILIKERKISSILSNLFPFILLDEYQDTKEIQYHIICNILRAGRGSTKTFIVGDPNQSIYQTMGGFPMKKYDLDELIGFSLNDSYSLKNNYRSSKKIIEYFENYKTYNNSINAKGINKDFNSIVTYNQLISHKDLEIEIERLLNISIKEHQISPNEICIAAPQWVHLAMITRNLIARMPDQNFNGPGMTPFSKDIENFWYKISRIILTEPSPNLYLKRLRWSGEVLNELSNNQIDTSSISKKSFLRFTNGIDIKKTGGLEYLDEAFQNVSNYLGVEIGRNKFLSEHYEAFFSSSESRIKRLQKEGLEYIGHIDTFRKVFKQKQGITISTIHGVKGTEFDVVIGFGLLDSWIPHFTDANGDQNAQKMLYVLTSRAKKHLHLISEKGRKISRYNPFGLTPTPHLIRNTHKYDII encoded by the coding sequence ATGTTCACCTGGAGCAATACAGAACTAAATGAAGAGCAGTCTGCTGCAATACTAGAGAACGACAGTATACTACTTAATTCGTGCCCTGGAAGTGGTAAAACTAGAACACTCACTTATAAAATTGCTCTGGAGCTTTCGAAATTGAAAAACCAAAGAAAGTTTGTAATAGCAATCACCTACACAAATTTAGCAGCTGATGAAATAAAAGAAAGAGTGGAACTACTCGGGGTAGACACTTCTCAATTATGGATAGGGACTATACACTCATTTTGCCTAGAATGGATTTTAAAACCCTACTCCCTTTACCATGACGATCTAAAGGATGGCTACACTGTTACAAGCATCCATAAATCTGAAAAGATTTTAAAAGAACTATGCGAATCCTATTCTAACATAACAATCTGGGATATAAATTATCGTGCTACAACTCAGGGTTTTGAAATTTCTTGTTCAGATACAAGAAAAAATGAAGGCGTAAGAGATATAGTTAATGAATATTTATACATATTGAAGGAGAATGGAGAGATAGATTTTGAATTAATACTTTATTACGCATATCAAATTCTTATTAAAGAAAGGAAAATCAGTTCTATTTTATCTAATTTATTTCCATTCATTCTATTAGATGAATACCAAGACACGAAAGAAATTCAGTATCATATTATTTGCAATATTCTACGTGCAGGAAGAGGGAGCACTAAAACATTTATTGTCGGTGACCCTAACCAATCAATTTATCAGACAATGGGCGGATTTCCTATGAAAAAATATGATTTAGATGAATTGATTGGTTTTAGTTTAAATGATTCTTACAGCTTGAAAAATAACTACAGATCATCAAAAAAAATAATTGAATATTTTGAAAATTACAAAACATACAATAACTCTATTAACGCGAAAGGTATAAATAAGGACTTTAATAGTATCGTTACTTATAACCAACTGATTAGCCACAAAGATCTTGAAATTGAAATTGAGCGTTTGCTTAATATAAGCATAAAAGAACATCAAATATCGCCTAATGAAATATGTATAGCCGCACCTCAATGGGTGCACTTGGCAATGATAACTAGAAATCTTATTGCTCGAATGCCTGATCAAAATTTTAATGGACCAGGAATGACACCGTTTTCTAAAGACATAGAAAATTTCTGGTATAAAATATCTCGCATTATTCTAACTGAACCTTCTCCGAATTTATATTTGAAACGTCTTAGATGGTCTGGGGAAGTATTAAACGAATTATCTAATAATCAAATCGATACTTCCTCAATCAGTAAGAAGTCTTTCCTTAGATTTACTAATGGAATAGACATAAAGAAAACTGGCGGACTAGAATATTTAGATGAAGCATTTCAAAATGTGAGTAATTATTTAGGAGTAGAAATAGGTAGAAATAAATTCCTTTCTGAACATTACGAAGCTTTTTTTAGCAGTTCTGAATCTCGAATAAAAAGACTTCAAAAAGAGGGGCTAGAATATATTGGACACATAGATACGTTTCGAAAAGTATTCAAACAAAAGCAAGGAATTACTATATCAACAATACATGGAGTCAAAGGCACAGAATTTGACGTCGTTATAGGTTTCGGCTTACTTGATAGCTGGATTCCACACTTTACTGATGCTAATGGGGATCAAAATGCACAAAAAATGCTTTATGTTTTAACCTCACGTGCAAAAAAGCATTTACACTTAATATCAGAAAAGGGTAGAAAAATCTCTAGGTATAACCCATTTGGATTAACTCCTACACCACATCTGATAAGAAATACACATAAATATGATATTATTTAG
- a CDS encoding AAA family ATPase, translated as MHISKLSIVNYRNFKNAQFHFQKGINTIIGENGAGKTNIFRALRLLLDDSSYQYAYKLGHDDFNRSIDDWKGHWIIISIEFSDIPDDEAVQALFVHSLGNLEDEDKVNKASYTLFFRPKADIRYRLSELEEGDQEGLQEILDEINPNNLNDKYETWFTGKSTANFNDPEAYKELVGDFDNVKFEYDIDSSKFGIKVPHQLSISKEISFTFIKALRDVVSDFHNNRTNPLLSLLKEQSVEIKEDDYEPISQMVNELNKGIEELPDVQEIRQNIRKTIKDAVGETYSPASLSIQSNLSDEANKLLQALRLYISEPGETHEGAIHELSLGGANLIFLALKLLEYQYKSKEKVANFLVIEEPEAHIHTHIQKTLFDKLEYGETQIIYSTHSTHISEVNKISHINILSKKINCSEVYQPSIGLKPEDIAKLERYLDAVRSNLLFAKGVILVEGDAEEILIPIIVKEVLGVSLDELGLSLINIRSTGFINIAQIFDEKRLQRKCSIITDLDSQICDTTINESDTKKTEKYKEKIENSSIVGLRRKKVLDEYCKANDWIKPFYATHTFEVDFIACGNASTAQEILSEVYTKPSKLRDSKNELASKDVSIYGKRILAMANKKGKGWLAVLIGGRVNYHTIIPEYILKAIIFAKGEFSVDLICNIIGYRLKKHENSDPYLDFSDVYLKLSNFLNNNCELGELNKEINTVVEDKQLNVLLDLL; from the coding sequence ATGCATATATCAAAACTATCAATTGTCAACTATAGAAACTTTAAGAACGCTCAATTTCATTTTCAGAAAGGGATTAATACAATCATTGGAGAAAATGGTGCTGGTAAGACAAATATATTTAGAGCACTTAGGCTATTACTCGATGATTCATCATATCAGTACGCCTATAAACTAGGACATGATGATTTTAACAGATCAATTGATGACTGGAAAGGGCATTGGATAATAATTAGCATAGAATTTAGCGATATCCCGGATGATGAAGCAGTGCAAGCATTATTTGTACATAGTTTAGGAAATTTAGAAGACGAAGACAAAGTAAATAAAGCAAGTTATACCTTATTTTTTAGACCTAAGGCCGACATTAGATATCGACTATCTGAATTAGAAGAGGGAGATCAGGAAGGTTTACAGGAAATTTTAGACGAGATAAATCCAAATAATTTAAATGATAAATATGAAACATGGTTTACAGGAAAAAGTACAGCTAATTTCAACGATCCAGAAGCATATAAGGAGCTAGTTGGTGATTTTGACAATGTTAAATTCGAGTATGATATTGATTCTTCTAAATTTGGAATTAAAGTGCCTCATCAGCTTTCAATATCAAAAGAAATATCATTTACTTTTATTAAGGCTTTAAGAGATGTTGTAAGTGACTTTCACAATAATAGAACCAATCCTTTACTCTCACTTTTAAAGGAACAGAGTGTCGAAATAAAAGAAGATGATTATGAACCCATCTCGCAAATGGTAAATGAATTAAATAAAGGCATAGAAGAACTGCCAGACGTACAAGAGATAAGACAAAACATTAGAAAAACGATAAAAGATGCTGTCGGTGAAACCTACTCCCCTGCATCACTTTCTATCCAGTCAAATTTATCTGATGAAGCAAACAAATTATTACAAGCTTTAAGATTATACATAAGTGAACCTGGAGAGACTCATGAAGGGGCAATACACGAACTAAGCTTAGGAGGAGCTAATCTTATTTTTCTTGCACTAAAACTTTTAGAATATCAATACAAATCAAAAGAAAAGGTTGCAAATTTTCTTGTAATTGAGGAGCCTGAAGCTCATATACACACCCATATTCAAAAAACATTGTTTGATAAGCTCGAATATGGTGAAACACAAATTATTTACTCTACGCATTCCACACATATTTCAGAAGTAAATAAAATTTCGCACATAAATATTTTATCTAAAAAAATAAACTGTTCGGAAGTATATCAACCATCAATAGGTCTGAAGCCTGAAGATATAGCTAAGCTTGAGAGATATTTGGATGCTGTAAGAAGTAACCTTTTATTTGCCAAGGGAGTTATATTGGTTGAAGGTGATGCGGAGGAGATTTTAATACCGATCATCGTTAAAGAAGTTTTAGGTGTTAGCCTTGATGAACTTGGGTTAAGTTTAATAAATATTCGGAGTACAGGATTCATCAATATTGCACAAATATTTGATGAAAAGAGACTTCAGAGAAAATGCAGTATAATCACTGATTTAGATTCACAGATTTGCGATACCACAATCAATGAATCAGATACTAAGAAAACAGAAAAATATAAAGAGAAAATAGAAAACTCAAGCATAGTTGGTTTGAGAAGAAAAAAAGTTCTTGATGAGTATTGTAAAGCTAACGATTGGATTAAACCATTTTACGCAACTCATACCTTCGAAGTTGATTTTATTGCATGTGGAAATGCCTCAACAGCTCAAGAAATACTATCCGAGGTTTACACTAAACCTTCAAAGTTAAGAGATTCGAAAAATGAACTTGCAAGTAAAGATGTAAGCATATATGGGAAAAGAATACTTGCAATGGCTAATAAAAAAGGAAAAGGATGGTTAGCAGTTCTTATAGGTGGTCGCGTAAATTACCATACCATAATTCCAGAGTATATCCTCAAAGCAATAATTTTTGCAAAAGGTGAATTTAGCGTTGACTTAATCTGCAATATAATAGGCTACAGATTGAAAAAGCACGAAAATTCTGATCCTTATCTAGATTTTTCAGATGTATATCTAAAATTATCGAATTTTTTAAATAATAATTGTGAGTTGGGGGAGCTAAATAAGGAAATAAATACAGTTGTTGAAGACAAGCAATTAAATGTTTTACTAGATCTTTTATAA
- a CDS encoding recombinase family protein, which yields MKYFIYARKSSESEDRQKASIEDQVFEAQRISEEKNLEVSDVITESMSAKSPGRNGFNKMIERIEKGEAHGIICWKLDRLARNPVDGGKISWMLQNELIKEIQTIGRVYLPNDNVLMMQVEFGVANQYVNDLSVNVQRGMRRKAERGWFPLVNLPLGYLHAKQNSSDKNEIIPDLKKFSLVKKVWKKMAKGNSSIIQLRDYCKEIGLRSKNGNIPSRNSLYRMFKNEFYRGYFYWKNRDGEIIKYKGKHKRMVSDKDFFQVQEIIQGKRNPSRVSSYFYPYRGLISCGECGGHITAEHKLQAICTKCKHKFSIKKNTVCPLCKTDLSDMKNPSVIDKTYYHCTKNKGSCSQGSITIEAIEESLVNEIEKYYIHQDFSDWLTETLFVTFSKDQQKDEIKKLKKRKTELGNKIKGLVELRLNKELTQERYKEMSLEKENELSEVKEKISHLCKSNKNISREKLKSCINTILDFHIEFRNGQKKDRHSMVNKVASNLVLKDKKLIISMDKLFISIKNCQTTYYSQNRCFEPRSSIGNKHSHGKRSSLCTLLRAQLNNIRTLLNEKINRDGV from the coding sequence ATGAAATACTTCATCTATGCACGTAAATCAAGTGAATCTGAGGACAGACAGAAAGCCTCTATTGAGGACCAGGTTTTTGAAGCTCAGAGAATTTCAGAGGAAAAAAATCTTGAGGTTTCTGATGTCATAACAGAGTCTATGTCAGCAAAATCCCCAGGAAGGAACGGGTTTAATAAAATGATAGAGAGAATTGAAAAGGGTGAAGCACATGGAATCATTTGTTGGAAATTAGACAGGCTTGCTCGAAATCCAGTTGATGGAGGAAAGATAAGCTGGATGCTCCAAAATGAGCTTATTAAGGAAATTCAGACCATTGGGAGAGTATATCTACCGAATGATAATGTGCTTATGATGCAGGTCGAATTTGGGGTAGCAAATCAATATGTTAACGATCTGAGTGTAAATGTTCAGAGAGGCATGAGAAGAAAGGCAGAAAGGGGTTGGTTCCCTTTAGTTAATCTGCCTTTGGGCTACCTACATGCAAAACAGAATTCATCAGACAAAAATGAAATTATACCTGATCTTAAAAAATTTTCATTGGTCAAAAAAGTATGGAAAAAAATGGCAAAAGGAAATTCCTCAATTATACAACTCCGGGATTATTGCAAAGAGATCGGATTGAGAAGTAAGAATGGGAATATTCCTTCAAGAAACAGCCTTTACAGGATGTTTAAAAATGAGTTTTATCGAGGGTATTTCTATTGGAAAAACAGAGATGGTGAGATCATAAAGTATAAAGGAAAACACAAAAGGATGGTATCGGATAAAGATTTCTTTCAAGTTCAGGAAATAATCCAAGGAAAGCGTAACCCAAGTCGTGTAAGCTCATATTTCTATCCATACCGAGGGCTTATCTCATGTGGAGAGTGTGGCGGTCATATTACTGCAGAACATAAACTCCAAGCAATTTGTACGAAATGCAAACATAAATTTTCGATCAAAAAGAACACTGTATGTCCTCTGTGTAAAACCGATCTATCTGATATGAAAAACCCAAGTGTGATAGATAAAACATACTACCATTGCACAAAAAACAAAGGGTCTTGTTCCCAAGGATCAATTACAATTGAAGCTATTGAAGAAAGTCTCGTCAATGAAATTGAAAAATACTATATCCACCAAGATTTTTCTGATTGGCTCACCGAAACTCTGTTTGTAACATTTAGCAAGGATCAACAGAAAGATGAGATTAAGAAATTAAAGAAAAGAAAAACCGAACTAGGCAATAAAATAAAAGGACTTGTAGAGTTGAGGCTCAATAAGGAATTGACACAGGAAAGATACAAGGAGATGAGCCTTGAAAAAGAAAATGAACTTTCAGAAGTCAAAGAAAAGATTTCTCACCTATGTAAATCTAATAAAAACATTTCCAGAGAAAAGCTAAAATCCTGCATCAATACCATTTTAGATTTTCATATTGAGTTCAGGAATGGTCAGAAAAAGGATCGTCATTCAATGGTGAATAAAGTTGCTTCGAACCTGGTTCTAAAGGATAAAAAACTAATAATTTCAATGGATAAGTTGTTTATAAGCATTAAGAATTGTCAAACTACATACTATTCCCAAAATAGATGCTTCGAACCTAGATCGAGCATTGGTAATAAACACTCTCATGGCAAAAGAAGCTCTTTGTGTACCTTACTGCGGGCACAACTCAACAATATTAGAACTTTGCTTAATGAGAAAATTAATCGGGATGGTGTGTAG